The proteins below come from a single Dryobates pubescens isolate bDryPub1 chromosome 43, bDryPub1.pri, whole genome shotgun sequence genomic window:
- the LOC128899301 gene encoding olfactory receptor 14A16-like gives MQQMANSSSITHFLLLPFSGPRQLQLLHFCLFLAIYLAALLGNGLIITIIAWDHHLHTPMYFFLLNLSLIDLGAISTTVPKSMDNSLRDTRDISYAGCVLQLFFFVFLIQAEFSLLTTMSYDRYVAICRPLHYETLLGSRVCLHMAAAAWASGFLYALLHTANTFSLPLCQGNVLEQFFCEIPQILKLSCSTSYLREIWLIVVSVCLVFFCFIFIVVSYVQIFRAVLRIPSQQGRHKTFATCLPHLAVVSLFLTTAFFAYLKPSSISSPSLDLVTSVLYSVVPPAVNPLIYSLRNQELKAALSKFITGWFQKQ, from the coding sequence atgcagcagatggccaacagcagctccatcacccacttcctcctcctgccattctctggcccaaggcagctgcagctcctgcacttctgcctcttcctggccatctacctggctgccctgctgggcaatggcctcatcatcaccatcatagcctgggaccaccacctccacacccccatgtacttcttcctcctcaacctttcCCTCattgacctgggtgccatctccaccactgtgccaaaatccatggacaattccctgagggacaccagggacatctcctatgcaggatgtgttctccagctcttctttttCGTATTCCTAATTCAGGCAGAGTtttctctcctcaccaccatgtcctacgatcgctatgttgccatctgcagacccctgcactatgagaccctcctgggcagcagagtttgtctccacatggcagcagctgcctgggcctctGGCTTTCTCTATGCTCTTCTGCACACAGctaatacattttccctgcccctctgccagggcaatgttctggagcagttcttctgtgaaatcccccagatcctcaagctctcctgctccacatcctacctcagggaaatTTGGCTTATTGTGGTCAGTGTCTGTTTAGTCTTTTTCTGTTTCATAttcattgtggtgtcctatgtgcagatcttcagggcagtgctgaggatcccctctcagcagggacgccacaaaacctttgccacctgcctccctcacctggctgtggtctccctctttctcaccactgccttctttgcctacctgaagccttcctccatctcctccccatccctggatctgGTCACGTCAGTCCTGTACTcggtggtgcctccagcagtgaaccctctcatctacagcctgagaaaccaggagctcaaggctgccctgagcaaatTCATCACTGGGtggtttcagaagcaataa